Part of the Zea mays cultivar B73 chromosome 4, Zm-B73-REFERENCE-NAM-5.0, whole genome shotgun sequence genome is shown below.
AGGGGGCTCACATCAATGGTCTTGCAGGTGGTGCACTTACCTCCGATGGCGGGTGCGGAGGTGAACGCTGCCACGAGGATGATGGCCACAAGAAGGAGGATGTCGAATTTGCTGATTGCATCCCTCGGCTCCATCTCTAGCAGGCCCCGCTGTCAGATGCGGCGACCTATCCTGCGTGATCATGTGAGTCCGAATGTCCAACAAGGAGGGACAGACTAGTGCAGATGGTTGGGGTAGAGGCTGGGGGTCGAGGGCGGAGAGGACGATGCTTCGTGCCATCAGGGAGGGAGGGGCGCGGGCTCTACCTCGGTGTAGCGGACTCCGCGATGGTGCTCgatgtcaccatgcccagctgcaTGGTCATCTAGGGCATGTCGTTTAGCCCCAACGACAACGCCTTCCTCTGGACCTTGCGATGCCGGGCCGCCTCCTACGCGTGGGACAACGTCGCCACCCCTGACTTCGAGGTCGGCCAGATCCCATCTCTAGGGGGAGATGGACGCAGAGAGGGGCAATGTCGACGCGACACGAGCGTGGAGCGAGGTGCCGAGGACGAAGGCAGGCGAGGGCACGGTGGAAGGAGATGAGGAGGGGTGGTGGTGGCCACATCTCATGGTCGAGATTCCCAGCGGGGGAGCGAGGTTGCTGGGGCAGGGGTGCGTGCTTGGGGTGTGGGCGCGGTCGAGCACGGAGGGGGAGGCGGGCGTAACCGTGGTAGTGCTAGCGCCCCACCTTACGTTCTTAATAGTAGTAGGGATAATATCGTGAGTCAGTTTTTCTTCCACCGACCGAGTTTTTTATTTGGATGCTTTACCAAAACGGAGTTGACCCCAACTTCATATTTTTtgagattgctaaggttgagattgAACGTAAAGTGGATTAGTCCCAAATATCGTTTTAGACATAGTGTGGCATAACCATAGATGTGCCCGCGACTAGGTAGATTAGTAAACATGGTTCACCTCCTGGCATAACCACAGATGTGCCCAGGACCCAATTAGGCTTTGTTCGTTTACACCAATTCCGCTCTGGATTAGCATGGATTGGAATTAAATTCATGCCTCAATCCATGCCCCAAAATAATCCATGACTACTTAAtttttttattcggttaaacccATCATGAAATATAACCCAAAGGTTTGGGAATTTTTTAAACTATGAAAGACATGGATTCTATCCATAACCcattaggtatggaacaaatccatgagatattgcacaagtttacattagaatccatggatcaaaagaataactagCTTTGAAAGTCACATGGATTTgttgatggatttagggtgtgtttggtttggcttttggctttggcttttgccccctaaaagccaaaagccaaccaaagggctggatccaagaagcagctttttctaaaagccgactttctcgtagtgcaaaactgaaagcacccctggacctgcttttagtggcttttggatggaactgtgaaaacatatatcgaagaacttttaatgacttttagtggtttccaccaaacgatttttagctttttaacagcacacagcctacagcagctttttccacagctcacagcccacaacaactttttccacagccacagcccaaccaaacagacccttaatcCCACCATGGAATTGGGTGTGAGATATGGATTCACCCAATCCATATCTGGATTAAATCCATGATGAAATTATATCCcatataaccgaacaaggccttacagTTCTAATTAAAAGCCATAGCCCACAGCGAGGTTCGATGAATCCTATACGGAGCCCACGGCGTCAGCATCGCCGTCGGCACCCGTGCTCACCTCCAGGCTCCTGCCTGCGGTAGGGAGTGCCTGGCGGAAAAAAGTGGTGTGGACGTGTGCTTGCGTGCGTGCCGCGCACACTCCCCGCAGCCCAACTCTCTGCACTGAATCACAATCATCGTCCTTCCTGCGACCCAACTTGGCAACCTGTGCTTCCTCACAGTATAAAATATTTTACTGATTTCTTTGGGCGATTTTGGAAGCCTCCAGCCGCTTTACTAGCAGCGTGTCATCAGCTAGAGCCCTCCCCTTTTTATCATCATCATCAGTCATCACCTTCTCCCACCTCGTGTGTCTGTTTCTCCGGCCTGGGCTCTGGGCTCGGGCGTAGTCCAGTTGCCACCAACCGAGCCAGAGAGAGAACAAAGAACGGGTGAAAGAAATCTCGGAAAGGTTCCAGATTTCCTCGAGGTGGAGGCCTCCTTTTCCTCGGCCGAATCGCTCGTtcgctttctctctctctttcctcCCATCGAGCATGCATTCTTTTCTGCTGCTGCGACCGTAGGATCGGCGTCCAGCAGCCTCGCCGCGTCGGTATGGTTTTCCCTTGGCCCACACATCCTAGCTCTTCCGCATTCTTGAATTTCGTGGTCGAGGATTAGGGGGTTTCTCGTGCGCTGGTCCAATTTCGCGCTAATCGTCCTGTTCCTGCCTCGGATTACTCGCCTTCTCGTGGTCCCCATCTGTTCTTGGCGTTCGCACGCTTGCCGTGCGGCGGGCAGGgctgcagcagcagccggcagcgCGTGCATCTTGCGACCCCCTTTCCAAGAACCAGCTGCAAGCTTTGGCCTTTTCCGCCTGCCGTACCCGAAATCCCGCAAGAAACTCCACCCAAGAAAAAAGCGGCGCCCTTTTGGCTGGCTGGCTGCCATTCCTCACGCCCCACGAGTTTGGTGAGGCTTTGAAACGAGCACAGTTCACAAGACAGTGAGGCTGCGGTGGGTGTTTCCTCGTCGGAGATGGAGGGAAATTTGCCGCCGCAAACCATGGTCCCAGGCGGAGGCCCCTTCGATCTGGGGCAGCCGTTCCACTTCGCCGTCCAACCCCAGGCGCTCCAGGTTTACCAGGATGTCTTCGCTGCCCCCGCCGCGAGCCAGATGCCGGAGCTCGGCAATGTGGTGAAGGCCTCGCTGAGCGACGAGGAGGAGGGCGGCGACGGCCACCTCGACCGCGGCAAGGCGGCAGCCGCCTCCCAGTGGCACCGGGTCAAGTGGACCAGCGGCATGGTCAAGCTGCTGGTGTCGGCCGTGTCCTACATCGACGAGGACGTGGACGCGGACCACGGGACCAGCAGCGGGAGGAGGAAGCACGCCGTGCTCAAGAGGATGGGCAAGTGGAAGCTGGTCTCCTCGGCCATGACCGAGAGGGGTTTCGCTGTGTCGCCGCAGCAGTGCGAGGACAAgttcaacgacctcaacaagaggTACAAGAGGCTCACTGAGATCCTCGGCCGGGGAAGGGCTTGCCAGATCGTCGAGAAGCCAGAGCTCCTTGAACAGTTGAGCCTATCTGGGAAGCTCAGGGAGGAGGCCAAGAAGCATCTCAACTCCAAGCATCTGCACTACGAGGAGATGTGCTCCTACCACAACAGGAACCGCTACTGCCTGCTTGATGATCCTGTCCTTCAGAGGTCCCTGCGGATGGCGCTTAGGGCTCCAGCTGAACAGGGAAAGCAATGCTTGTTTGGctatgatgacgaggatgatcagATGTTGCtttctgatgatgatgatgattatgaGGATGACGAGTTGAATGACGATCTGGAGGCCGGTGCTGAGGATCATGGTCCTCACAGAGTTCATGCCACCGAGAAACTGAAACATGATCATGAGGGACATTGTGGGTCTCATCTGTCAGAAGTTGCAGCCATTGACATGAACAGAATGAACTTCGAAGGATCTGGTGGTCCATCCTCTGAGAAGAATTTAAGTTATATGCGTGTTCAAATCGAGAGGCAGCGTCTGAAAATAAAATCTCAGATGCTGAGAATTGAGCAGAGGCATTTCAAGTGGCTGAAGTTCAGCAAGGAGAAGGACAGGGAGCTGCAGAAAATGAAGCTGGAGAATGAAAGGATGGCGCTGGAAAATGAGCGATTGGAGCTGGAGCTGAAGCTTAAGGAAATTGAGATAGGCATCAAACCAAAGAGGATTTAGAGATTGCAGGATGCAAGTGGTAGAGCTAGGGAACTTTTAGAGTTTCTGGTAACCATTTTATCTATTGTAGTACCTTACAAATTAGGATATGTTACATAGTTTCATCTTCGCTAACTGCATATCAGTTAAGTTAATAACTCTGTTGGTTTCAAGCATTTGCAATAAGTACAGTTTACCATCTGAATATGATGCTTAATGTTATCATTGCACATGTTATCCATCTCACTACTATTGGCTGGCTGTATGCTTTGGTTGAGCACTGTGTATTTCCTGTTCTGTTCTTATGATATCTCTGTATTATTTCAGGGTTCTAACCTGGCTGGTACAGGTACTCTAGGATAAGATGTTGTGTCGTCTCAGTGTGCTTTGTGAATACCATTATTACATCAATATCAACGAAGAGTTTGTTGTCTTCATCCGTGCTTTCCAGGTCGATTTGATCTAATGTAACGTGAAGTTTCAGAAATGCTTTACGATAGCATCAGCTGGACTGTGTACTGTATGTTGTATCGAACCCTTCTTTCTTCACTAACATACAGTACCAGATATTCATCCCTTCAAGCTACCATTTAAAAAGCAAGCTTCATCTGTTTTGACCATTAGTGTTGGTGGGCTAGAAGCCTGCATCTTTTGTCGAACATTCCAATTATTTTGCGTTCATTCGTCTGCTTATATTTGTGATGCTGGTATTGTCCACTTCGTATGTCATAAGCTGACGGTAGTGTGTTGGACAGTGGATGGTTTTGTGAAAAAGGGTCGAAGAGTGCCTTTTTTTTTTGAAATGCTATGAACACTCTGCACCTGCAACTTGCTGCCTTGCCGGCAATCGAAATGTTGACTTGAGAATTGGGAACTTTAAAAAAGTGTTTCAGAAACGCTTTGCAGTTAAGATATGGTGATCATGATATGTTTTCTTCAGTTCTGGCCATCGCTCAGAAAATGTCTCTGAAAAACTATGCATACCATAAAGCGAGCGGCTTGTTTTCTAAGAGTACACATCTGGGACAGCAAACATGGAGACAAATAATCAGCGCGTACTCATATCAGACAGACTGGATGTTTTCTGATCCAGATACAGGAACCATGATTGCAACCCGAATGCTACAACGACAAAGGAAATCACTTGGGGGCGATCATGCCTGGAAGGGCCCCTGACGGACCAATGCAATGAGAACTAAAGACGCCGTCTTTTCCGTTTGGAAACTAAAAAGAAAAATTGTATTTATTTTGCATAAGGAAATTCAGAGAATGCATTGGCTGGTCCCAGGTGTGGAATCAAGTTCTGAGTGCTACTTTGGAGATGCCCAGCGTGGCCAGTAGCAGTACAACATGTCAGGTGTGAATCAATGTCCTACCCCACCTGATCACCTAGTATTTTGTTTCGCTCACGAGTACGTATTATACATCTGCAACTATACAATACTCTCTTTTTGATTTATcacgttttagttcaaaaatgaactagcgggcgacaaatattcgagaacggatgtAGTACTACTGTAGCTTGTTTTATTCGACTCTGTCATCGCACGTCAACAACACGTCTTGATAAGGGTGTAACAACCGGGAACAACTATGGTAGGAGCCACACTTTTCAGATCTCAAGTTAGAGAAATGAATATTTGTCAGCTAAAATATCTGTAGATCTCAATAGCAGTCTAGAGGATTAGAGAAAGGGACCATACAAGAGAGAGCATGAAAACTAAACCACTAGATAGAAGCCAGAGAGATAGCTAGTTAGGGACAACCCTTCTCTTATTTATACTCTATTACACATTTTCATCATACTGCTAAATAGTTTAGAGCTAAACCACTTACTCAGAGACATAATGGACAAACTCCCAAATTGTAGATAAGATGACCACACTCCCTTTTATTATTTTGCTTTGCCTCGATGCAACCTTCATTATGGCTTTATGTGGCACCTTTGATTCTCGCTGAAACCATGCCTAGGATTTTGAGGTCAGACCCACGAAAACTATTACCGGGTGATTTTGTGGCTCAACCACCAAACCATCGTAGGTAGCATACTCCATACGCGTTTTTCATATCCTATTCACATGTCTTGCTAGTCCTCGCATTTGTCGGTGTCCCCCAGATGTTAGTCACCACAGTTAGTCACTCGACTTCTCTAGTTCCTCAGTCAAGTCCTAGTGCTTGTCCTCAATCACTCCCGGTCTATTGACACAAACACATGACCTTCACCATTGACCGCCATCTCTAGATGCACACCTACGCACCATAAGCCAAGAGATATGTTACAGACACTCATGCCTCAGTTAGTTCAGTCGACGCAACCCAAGACACTACTTCATTGACAATCATTCATCATAAACTCAAATCATAAGAGCACATATCAACCTTGTGTTCGTAATCTCTCCTTTAATGTGTGCATTGTCAACACCACCACATAAACACTAAGAGCAaaataaaaagaagaagaaaaagcaaGAACTCACTAaaatgaccaaaagctaaataaaagccaaatcaggGTCATTTGAAATAAGTAAACCTTGGTCCTCAAAGACATGGGTGACAACTCAGCTCAACCAAGAAATAATGGCACCCAACAACAAGAGATTGAAATGGCTCAACACCCTCTTTGTTTTTGAAAACCTATTTGTTTTCTATGGGGTGGCAGTCTTATGGCGGTGGTACCAAAAGTCAAATTTGGTTTCTTTCAAAGTTTTTAAGCTCCTCATGCATGGAATTAACCAATTAGGATTAGATAAAATTATATACAATATCTCGAAGCTTAAAAGAAGAAACAAATGTTGAATAAGCAAAGTGAAAGACATGTTGTGACCTAGATCATGTGACTCACTCATTGAGTTCACTGATCATCTATTGGGGTGGATGGCGACACTAAATGTGCTGTGGTGCCTCACTTTAGAAAGTTGCCTCCCCCTTAACAATAGCTTGACCTCCTCCAGGTTCAACTTACAATGGCTCAAAAAGACCCCAAGTAGAGGAAGAAGTGGCATTAGGGTCGTCAACCAAAGTAATGGAAGCAAGCTCAACTAGGGCATACAGTAGAGATGGCTCAGGATCACCCTAATTGGCATCATCTTGCTCCTCCTCCACAAAGATGGTCTTGTCCATCTCTTTATCATTTATTCAAGTGCACACTCAAACGCAGGGGTTGTACAAACATAGTCtcattgattgtgacctcataggCCTCCATAATATGGTTAATCTTAAGGTTAAGTGCACAATAAACTCTAGAATGTAATGCATAACCTTGTTGGAGCATAAAACACATGCAACCAAGCACCTTGAAGTGACTTATCTTGGATGGCTATCCAAATCACAACTCATAAGGAGTTTTATTCATGAAGACTCAAAGAAAAATTGAGATTGGATACATGGCAAGCTACGTTGATTGCCTCGACCCAAAACTTCTGTGGAGTCCTATGCCAATCGAGCATTGTCCTAGCCATCTCAACAAGAGTCTAATTCTTGCATTCAACAATGCTATTTTGTTGAGGTACATACAAAGAGGAAAACTAATCCTCAAGACTGAAGGAAGCATAAAAGGTCTCAAAATAGTTATTCTTGAATTATGTATCATTGTCATTATgactatgtcacacccgggttttaggggtccaaagcccgggcgcgaacataaacaccaggtgtgctgggaccaagtctcacacatatgatgcatagtggcacaggatcgaatgtcacatctttactatataacaggagttctatacaaaataattaaataattacatcatatgaggaaacgatccagcaacccaaagttgactgggagacgacgacctagacctctcacgaactcgtcacagcatccttcatgcgcctcatcttgtggtacctgttcttgacctgtgtggggggggggggtgtgagacagcaagagtgagctcacatacgttcatcgctcaacaagttgtggggaataatgtgcatgaactcgccaaaggtgggagctcacgtgaagtgtaaggcttaccaaagaggatggttagagctgagcattgcttttaaagttggtcaaaattttattagcagttactaagtataagtaaataccaacccaattaagtagtagaacaaaagtaacaatctcacctgcgatgcaatgcatatgacaaattgagtttaagttccataatttaatcatgtgagtgtccgagccgctcttgaccgtgagcacggctagtataccagttttacactctgcagaggttgcgcatctttacccacaagtcgtgttacccatttgccacagagttgatcagactccatacacctctaccaaggaagcgaggcaaggtaccactacgaggcctttacaaagttccactagcttcagaaaacccgctacagtttataggaagctccaatgcaggaatcccttgcaggaccgccatcgcagcaaaatcctcccgagggcctccctacgctgaccactcccctactgcccttgcccctttcgggtaaggtagtcttccactagctttcctaattaatcggccaagggcgtcccattaaacccttgtggtagcactgttttcccgggtggttctccatgttccaattaacataatgatcttaacatgaacaataaataacaactgataacaaaagtataatcatgaatagtgtaatcttcatacccaaaaccacataaagcaatagcaagtactacccaaaaagtccagtggtaatcaaggtataaagatagtcaaactaggataacctattgggtcccatcaaaattaacctatgcagatcattatgattaatcagaacatgactgggtagaaagaagtgatcaagggcacaacttgcctgggacttgagattccaggtaccaggatgatcttcaggtgactcgtgacctcacttctagtcgtagttaatacaaacaaacataatatatgcaaaattaacatcacatcaaacatgcaaatagaatatacagtaaaaatatacacattaaaatgaaatcataggaattggaatcactaaatttggagttatagaattcaagttatgaatttcttaaggtttaatgtgcttgaaataggattaaatgataaataaattttctaactgttttcatgtcaaaacagagacactaaatggtagagaatattattacaaaattttagaaattggaatggctcaatttggagctaaaatgaattttctatgcatttaatatagggttaagtgagaaataaattttaatgtgtatttcatgtgaaaacagtggtactatttgatagagaataatattacaaagttATAGGAACTGGATtggtccaatttggagttcatatgcattttctacaaattaaacaagtttctgcaattaaataTATACTAGAAATCTATTTTTAAATTAGTTTCTCTGATTTTCcaaattctctggactgggcgcaattTTCTGGAAAGCGCAGGGGCCAATCAATAAAAATCCCTAGACACAGAGGGGCCCCCGCGcagggatggcgggtttatttccCCATTACCCGAGGGCTCTTTTGCAACTATCCTAGCCTGAAGGGGGTACGTGGGAATGTAGACCGTTAGATCATCACGCAATGGCTGGGATTAGAAGTCCGATTAGAACGAATCGGTATTCGTTTCGGACCCACGGATTCCAATCCAACGACGGCTATTCTATGAAGCGAGATCGGATCTAGACCGTCCGATCCCATCCAACAATCCACAATCAATATCCGAAAGGTTATCTCGCGTTCAATCCAGACCACGCGATGGTTATTGGACGGTGCCGATCACAGCCCGGCATGATATCCCTCCTAGCCCACTCTCACGGCCAACACCGGCGACACGCGCGCTTTAcccacggcggcgccatggccgacgCCCTCAATCCAGGTGTTCCGGCCCCAAAACTTGAATACGAGCAGTGCTACCCGATAAGAGAAACAAAGCGAACAAGATGGCCAAGGACTCACCGCCGATTACTACGTGGATGACCCTGGCCACGCGGTGCGGTCACGGTTGAAGTCTGACGAGGAATTGACGGCGCGCAGCTCCTCAATCACGCCTACCGGGACCGAGCGCGCACACCGGAGGTCACGTAGAAGCACCCGGGTCAACAATCCCGACCGCTCCGGCGTCGTCGTCGCGAAACCACGGCGGCGGAAATcctcgtctctctctctctctctccgcttcTATCTACTGGGGCCGGTGCCTGCGACCAGAGAACCTCCGGGTGGCTAGGGTTCTGGGTGCTTCGGTCTCGCCTGCCGGCTGGGCACTTAATTTGTACGGGGAGGAGCCGGCCGCTGCGCGA
Proteins encoded:
- the LOC100382163 gene encoding uncharacterized protein isoform X1, whose translation is MEGNLPPQTMVPGGGPFDLGQPFHFAVQPQALQVYQDVFAAPAASQMPELGNVVKASLSDEEEGGDGHLDRGKAAAASQWHRVKWTSGMVKLLVSAVSYIDEDVDADHGTSSGRRKHAVLKRMGKWKLVSSAMTERGFAVSPQQCEDKFNDLNKRYKRLTEILGRGRACQIVEKPELLEQLSLSGKLREEAKKHLNSKHLHYEEMCSYHNRNRYCLLDDPVLQRSLRMALRAPAEQGKQCLFGYDDEDDQMLLSDDDDDYEDDELNDDLEAGAEDHGPHRVHATEKLKHDHEGHCGSHLSEVAAIDMNRMNFEGSGGPSSEKNLSYMRVQIERQRLKIKSQMLRIEQRHFKWLKFSKEKDRELQKMKLENERMALENERLELELKLKEIEIGIKPKRI